From Methanocella paludicola SANAE, a single genomic window includes:
- a CDS encoding glycerophosphodiester phosphodiesterase — translation MYQIVGHRGAPRQAPENTMLSFKRAIDIGVDWIEFDLRKTKDGVLVVIHDEKVDRTTNGEGMIRDMTLEGLQGLDAGDGQRIPSLAEVIALAKGRVGMDMEIKEAGTEEDVVDAILRSDIKSSCMVSSFILDSVKLVKEMDSGITTAAIMDKMPDDPRHCLDMLSGMRADAVMLSKKIATPPFVGQIRRQGLKVGIWNADTLDEIEKFAAMDPYYLCSNYPERLVEFRQVHAVI, via the coding sequence ATGTACCAGATCGTCGGCCATCGCGGAGCCCCGCGGCAGGCGCCCGAGAACACCATGCTGTCATTCAAGCGTGCCATCGACATCGGCGTGGACTGGATCGAGTTCGACCTCCGCAAGACGAAGGACGGCGTGCTCGTGGTCATCCATGATGAAAAAGTGGACCGGACGACGAACGGCGAAGGGATGATCCGGGACATGACCTTAGAGGGGCTTCAGGGCCTGGACGCTGGCGACGGGCAGCGGATCCCATCATTAGCTGAGGTAATCGCGCTGGCGAAAGGCCGCGTCGGCATGGACATGGAGATCAAGGAGGCGGGCACCGAGGAGGACGTGGTCGATGCCATCCTGAGAAGCGATATCAAGTCTAGCTGCATGGTCTCGTCGTTTATTCTTGATTCCGTCAAGCTCGTAAAGGAAATGGACTCTGGGATTACGACGGCCGCCATCATGGATAAGATGCCCGACGACCCCCGGCACTGCCTGGATATGCTTTCCGGCATGCGGGCGGACGCCGTCATGCTCAGTAAGAAGATCGCGACGCCCCCATTCGTGGGACAGATACGCCGCCAGGGCCTGAAGGTCGGCATATGGAACGCCGACACGCTGGATGAGATCGAGAAGTTTGCCGCTATGGACCCTTATTATTTATGCAGCAATTACCCTGAGAGACTTGTCGAGTTCCGGCAGGTACACGCCGTCATATGA
- the eif1A gene encoding translation initiation factor eIF-1A, with the protein MVTRVRVPNKKEREMLGTVTSMLGANRVVVRCVDGVTRMCRIPGKMKKRIWIRENDVVIVIPWEFQDEKADVVWRYTGPQVNWLERKGFL; encoded by the coding sequence ATGGTCACCAGGGTACGAGTACCCAATAAAAAGGAAAGAGAGATGTTAGGCACCGTGACCAGTATGCTCGGCGCCAACCGCGTTGTTGTCAGGTGCGTCGACGGCGTGACGAGAATGTGCCGGATCCCGGGGAAGATGAAGAAGCGCATCTGGATCCGCGAGAACGACGTGGTCATCGTCATCCCCTGGGAGTTCCAGGACGAGAAGGCCGACGTGGTCTGGCGGTATACCGGCCCGCAGGTTAACTGGCTGGAACGTAAAGGGTTTTTGTAA
- a CDS encoding DUF1743 domain-containing protein — MLKSLEKRKELLGLIEKIARDKGFFDVYDLSGASGMPRSTVQDWVNRFVDDGCISVLEERSGRKRAKYAMRRIRSLPASACRRIFTTVDGDIVEIFHECRSEGCIAFCEYMYAIGNPRVRKNGLILRQKVKTGPVASVANESLDLEKVTVSNGLVYQHIRTFGGPAYSLTEMMESADGVLDIKYSKKGDYVEGIVVTEALTHMAIGVDDTDDADSGATFALTLSMLDLLSSIEGVRRISHNVGFLYPDVPGKTAGNAVSYIELAVKKELVESLIQRAADYLREQTHSKDTGMAVKIGLKACPELLSFACRARNGVVTIDEAQAAARKSRVRTYEITGERGIIGAVASLGMIDSPPEALMDVKTPILTG; from the coding sequence ATGCTCAAGTCCCTCGAAAAGCGCAAGGAGCTGCTAGGCCTCATCGAGAAGATCGCCCGGGATAAGGGCTTTTTTGACGTCTACGACCTGTCGGGAGCCTCGGGCATGCCCCGGAGCACCGTGCAGGACTGGGTTAACCGGTTCGTGGACGACGGGTGCATCAGCGTCCTCGAGGAGCGCTCCGGCCGAAAGCGGGCAAAGTACGCCATGCGCCGGATAAGGAGCCTCCCCGCGTCGGCCTGCAGGCGTATCTTCACCACGGTAGACGGCGACATCGTCGAGATCTTCCACGAGTGCCGGAGCGAGGGATGCATCGCCTTCTGCGAGTACATGTACGCGATCGGGAACCCCAGGGTGCGTAAGAACGGGCTCATACTGCGCCAGAAGGTTAAGACGGGGCCGGTGGCCAGCGTGGCCAACGAATCACTCGACCTGGAAAAAGTGACAGTGAGCAATGGCCTGGTCTACCAGCATATTCGCACGTTCGGCGGCCCGGCGTACTCGCTCACCGAGATGATGGAGAGCGCCGACGGCGTGCTGGACATCAAATACTCGAAAAAGGGCGACTACGTCGAGGGCATCGTCGTGACGGAGGCGCTGACCCACATGGCCATCGGCGTGGACGACACGGACGACGCCGACTCGGGCGCCACCTTCGCCCTCACGCTCTCCATGCTCGACCTCTTATCCTCCATCGAGGGCGTGCGGAGGATATCCCATAACGTGGGCTTCCTCTACCCGGACGTGCCCGGCAAGACCGCCGGGAACGCCGTGAGCTATATCGAGCTGGCGGTCAAGAAGGAGCTTGTCGAATCGCTCATCCAGCGTGCGGCCGATTACCTCCGGGAGCAGACCCATTCGAAGGATACCGGCATGGCCGTAAAGATAGGGCTCAAGGCCTGCCCGGAGCTGCTGAGCTTTGCCTGCAGGGCGAGGAACGGCGTTGTCACTATCGATGAGGCGCAGGCTGCCGCCCGGAAGTCCCGGGTCCGAACGTACGAGATCACCGGGGAACGCGGCATCATCGGCGCTGTGGCATCCCTGGGCATGATCGACTCCCCGCCCGAGGCGCTCATGGATGTTAAGACGCCCATCCTTACTGGTTGA
- the glmM gene encoding phosphoglucosamine mutase, whose product MGLFGTNGVRGIANVELTTEMAMNLAKGFGTFRPGTIAVGRDTRESGEMIKASVIAGLLSTGCKVVDLGIAPIPAVQNYVKQCKLDGGIMVTASHNPPEYNGIKGIAKDGTEYSHEDEAVVEKLYYSHAFARAQWSQTGGLSYADPKPLYIDGIVSTVDAEAIGNKKFKVVADPGSGAASLTTPFLLRKLGCKVVTLNAQVDGTFPGRNPEPTGNEINDLKAAVVSAGADLGVAHDCDADRAVFVDEKGRFVNEDVLLAIMTEHILKKSPGATIVTPVSSSSLIQDIADKYDAKVIWTQVGSIYVARTMMATGAVFGGEGNGGLIFPKFQYCRDGGMSAASMLEMLAHTGKKLSEIIDSMPAYHSVKDKIKCKDKEAVIQAIEAYTKGENVDNTDGLKIYRPEGWVLIRMSGTEPIIRVFAESRSAEGAKKLADYGVGLVNQFNK is encoded by the coding sequence ATGGGATTATTCGGGACGAATGGCGTTAGAGGCATAGCGAATGTGGAATTGACGACCGAGATGGCGATGAACTTAGCGAAGGGTTTCGGCACGTTCAGGCCGGGCACCATTGCCGTGGGGCGGGATACGAGGGAGTCGGGAGAGATGATCAAAGCCTCGGTCATCGCCGGGCTCTTATCGACGGGCTGTAAGGTCGTAGACCTTGGCATCGCCCCCATCCCGGCGGTCCAGAACTACGTGAAGCAGTGTAAGCTGGACGGCGGCATCATGGTCACGGCCTCGCATAACCCTCCCGAGTATAACGGCATCAAGGGCATCGCGAAGGACGGCACCGAATATTCCCACGAGGACGAGGCCGTCGTCGAGAAGCTTTATTATTCTCACGCGTTCGCCAGGGCGCAGTGGAGCCAGACCGGGGGCCTGAGCTACGCCGACCCGAAGCCCCTCTACATCGACGGGATCGTCTCTACAGTGGACGCGGAAGCCATCGGGAATAAGAAGTTCAAGGTAGTTGCGGACCCCGGCAGTGGCGCTGCCAGCCTGACCACGCCCTTCCTCCTGAGAAAGCTGGGCTGTAAGGTCGTCACCCTCAACGCCCAGGTGGACGGAACGTTCCCGGGCAGGAACCCGGAGCCCACGGGCAACGAGATCAACGACCTGAAGGCGGCCGTCGTCTCGGCCGGCGCAGACCTGGGAGTGGCCCACGACTGCGACGCCGACAGGGCCGTATTTGTGGATGAGAAGGGCAGGTTCGTCAACGAGGACGTCCTGCTCGCCATCATGACGGAGCACATCCTGAAAAAGAGCCCCGGCGCCACCATCGTCACGCCGGTCAGCTCTTCCTCGCTTATCCAGGACATCGCCGATAAGTACGACGCGAAGGTCATCTGGACCCAGGTGGGCAGCATCTACGTGGCCCGGACCATGATGGCCACCGGCGCCGTGTTCGGGGGAGAAGGCAACGGAGGGCTCATTTTCCCGAAATTCCAGTACTGCCGGGACGGCGGCATGTCCGCTGCGTCGATGCTCGAGATGCTGGCGCACACGGGCAAGAAATTATCGGAGATCATCGACTCGATGCCCGCCTACCACAGCGTCAAGGACAAGATCAAGTGCAAGGACAAGGAGGCCGTCATCCAGGCGATCGAGGCCTACACGAAGGGCGAGAACGTCGATAATACCGATGGCCTTAAAATTTATAGGCCGGAAGGCTGGGTACTCATCCGGATGTCCGGCACGGAGCCGATCATCAGGGTTTTCGCCGAGTCGAGGAGCGCGGAAGGGGCCAAAAAGCTTGCCGACTATGGCGTGGGCCTGGTAAATCAATTCAACAAATAA
- a CDS encoding ribose-phosphate diphosphokinase codes for MGIRIVAGPASQLLATRVASLLKVPVDLTEYKLFPDGEVYCRATGDIKGQDIVIIQSTYHASDLIYLLELIDACDEAKSVTVVTPYFGYARQDKRFKPGEPITARALAKCVKADRVFTINIHDRSVLKYFPCPAVDLNAAPELGNYIDGMELKDTTILAPDDGALHLVRSAAEPRGLHYDYLEKTRLSGEEVRIAAKNLDITGRDVVIMDDIISTGGTIAEAIKLLKAQGVRDVYVACVHGVFVQNAYLKLHDAGVRDILATDTLEKAISKVSVAPVIADAIRK; via the coding sequence ATGGGTATTAGGATCGTGGCGGGGCCGGCGTCCCAGCTTCTGGCGACGCGGGTGGCATCGCTCCTGAAAGTTCCGGTCGACCTGACGGAATATAAGCTGTTCCCGGACGGGGAAGTGTATTGTCGGGCGACGGGCGATATCAAGGGCCAGGACATCGTCATCATCCAGAGCACCTACCATGCCTCTGACCTGATCTATCTTTTAGAGCTGATCGACGCATGCGATGAGGCGAAAAGCGTTACCGTGGTCACGCCGTACTTCGGGTATGCGAGGCAGGACAAGCGCTTCAAGCCCGGCGAGCCCATCACGGCCAGGGCGCTGGCCAAATGCGTCAAGGCCGACCGTGTATTTACGATAAACATCCACGACCGCTCCGTTTTGAAATATTTCCCATGCCCGGCGGTAGACCTTAACGCCGCCCCCGAATTGGGCAACTATATCGACGGCATGGAGCTAAAGGACACGACCATTCTCGCTCCCGACGACGGCGCCCTTCACCTGGTCAGGTCCGCGGCGGAGCCCAGGGGCCTGCACTACGATTACCTCGAGAAGACCCGGCTCTCGGGCGAAGAGGTAAGGATCGCCGCCAAGAACCTGGACATCACGGGCAGGGATGTCGTGATCATGGACGACATCATCAGCACCGGCGGCACTATCGCCGAGGCCATCAAGCTCCTGAAGGCACAGGGTGTCCGGGACGTGTACGTGGCCTGCGTTCACGGGGTCTTCGTACAGAACGCTTACTTAAAATTGCACGATGCCGGCGTCCGGGACATCCTGGCGACCGATACGCTCGAAAAGGCCATCAGCAAGGTGAGCGTGGCCCCGGTCATCGCCGACGCGATCCGAAAGTAG
- a CDS encoding glycosyltransferase family 2 protein translates to MSDFLLMLPTLNEEEALGALAPEIPKWMDVLVVDGGSTDKTKEVAESLGYGFLPQKFGKGKGCGVRSAMEYFLGKEYLYMGMIDADYTNPPSEISRMFDAMKAGGHDMVLGARDRKVQHDMLGWFSLFINSSTSGLTSFAYRMDLPDIQTSYWLFSRKSVETLYPYLVARGFEIEYDMVYNAWKAGLRIGTVPVTIRGRLGETKFTNYLRLKQIYHGLRYVGKSLYVIATGQRSNGRRP, encoded by the coding sequence ATGAGCGATTTCCTGCTGATGCTCCCCACGCTGAACGAGGAAGAGGCGCTGGGAGCGCTCGCCCCCGAGATCCCGAAGTGGATGGACGTTCTGGTAGTGGACGGCGGCTCCACCGATAAGACAAAAGAGGTCGCCGAAAGTCTCGGCTACGGCTTTTTACCCCAGAAGTTCGGCAAGGGGAAAGGCTGCGGCGTCAGGTCTGCCATGGAGTACTTCCTGGGTAAGGAGTACTTGTATATGGGCATGATCGACGCCGACTATACGAATCCGCCGTCGGAGATCAGCCGCATGTTCGACGCGATGAAGGCCGGCGGCCACGATATGGTGCTGGGCGCCAGGGACCGTAAGGTGCAGCATGACATGCTTGGGTGGTTCTCACTTTTTATTAATTCGTCCACGTCCGGCCTGACTTCCTTCGCTTACCGGATGGACCTGCCCGACATCCAGACCAGCTACTGGCTGTTTAGCCGTAAGTCCGTCGAGACCCTCTATCCTTACCTGGTCGCCCGGGGCTTTGAGATCGAGTACGACATGGTCTATAATGCCTGGAAGGCGGGCCTCCGCATCGGGACCGTCCCCGTGACGATCCGGGGGCGGCTCGGGGAGACGAAGTTCACGAACTACCTGCGGCTGAAGCAGATCTACCACGGGCTGCGTTATGTGGGTAAGAGCCTGTATGTGATAGCGACCGGTCAGAGATCGAATGGCCGCCGCCCGTAG
- a CDS encoding TolB family protein → MTPQPPKRSLTSELIFLGALSVLIIILGASAFYIYDYVTPDATPTPVPTPTPTPTPTSTPRPTATPTPQASTGPTPTIDTGVYQQDTKITVGNFEFSYPGIWERYIVYDMFDGTKNYTFLYDTSTGDRTQIADGTVFSFGTISMGKVMLFYPNSGNKIYLYDIKTRESLLTCTDDNSNRNSITMFGDRLAYYQDVGHYNSEGNWVPSYHIYVFDMIQGCASDVMSDLPKPLDIRIYGDKLVYTVVSGTGSDIYLLDLSWKTPAARKISSGTGNNNHARIYDHTVVYHSDMEGKDHIYIYDINTGTTNCPTHEGQQWNADIYDNTLVYDDNRNGNWDIYAYDLNTHVERRITNEPNDQRAPVLYGSRIAYLDNRDGYSAIYTMSIQ, encoded by the coding sequence ATGACCCCTCAGCCGCCAAAACGAAGCCTCACGTCCGAGCTCATATTTCTCGGCGCTTTATCAGTTCTCATTATCATCCTGGGAGCCAGTGCCTTTTACATATATGATTACGTTACGCCTGACGCCACTCCCACGCCGGTGCCTACGCCAACGCCTACTCCGACGCCCACATCGACGCCCCGGCCCACGGCGACGCCTACCCCTCAGGCCAGCACGGGGCCCACGCCCACGATAGATACGGGGGTCTACCAGCAGGACACGAAAATCACCGTCGGCAACTTCGAGTTCTCCTATCCCGGCATCTGGGAGCGCTACATCGTGTACGACATGTTCGACGGGACGAAGAACTATACGTTCCTTTACGATACCAGCACAGGCGACCGGACCCAGATCGCCGACGGTACGGTATTCTCGTTCGGCACGATAAGCATGGGTAAGGTCATGCTGTTCTACCCTAACAGCGGTAACAAGATCTACTTATATGATATCAAGACGAGGGAATCGCTCCTCACCTGTACGGACGACAACAGCAACCGCAACAGCATCACCATGTTCGGCGACAGGCTGGCATACTACCAGGACGTGGGCCACTATAACTCTGAAGGCAACTGGGTGCCCAGCTACCATATCTACGTCTTCGACATGATACAGGGTTGTGCCTCCGACGTCATGTCCGACCTTCCCAAGCCGCTGGACATACGGATCTACGGCGATAAGCTGGTTTACACGGTCGTGAGCGGCACGGGGAGCGACATCTACCTGCTCGACCTGTCGTGGAAGACCCCGGCGGCCCGGAAGATATCCTCGGGCACGGGCAACAACAACCACGCCCGCATATACGACCACACTGTCGTCTACCACTCGGACATGGAAGGCAAGGACCACATCTACATCTACGACATAAACACCGGGACTACCAACTGCCCGACGCACGAGGGCCAGCAGTGGAACGCCGATATTTATGACAACACCCTGGTCTACGACGACAACCGTAACGGCAACTGGGATATTTACGCCTACGACCTGAACACCCACGTTGAGCGCCGCATCACGAACGAGCCGAACGACCAGAGGGCGCCGGTACTATACGGCAGCCGCATTGCCTATCTGGACAACAGGGACGGCTATTCGGCCATCTACACTATGTCCATACAGTAA
- a CDS encoding tyrosine--tRNA ligase: MDRLELVTRNVEEVVTMDELKKLLEEKAHPSVYVGYEPSGNVHLGHMITVNKLIDCQNAGFKVTVLLADLHAYLNRKGTMAEIEKIAEYNKRCFIALGLSEENTRFVLGSSYQLSPEYEMNVLRMACDTTLNRAKRSMDEVSRDAEDPHVSQMIYPLMQSMDIATLDVDVAAGGIDQRKIHMIAREQLPTMGFKSPVCLHTPILLGLDGTKMSSSKGNNISVDEPAESVTKKIDKAFCPIGVVENNPVLDLFKYHIFMRYPAITIERPEKHGGNMDFSSFEALKSAFAEKKVHPMDLKKAAAKYMNMILEPVRKKV, from the coding sequence ATGGATAGGTTAGAGCTGGTCACGAGAAACGTCGAAGAGGTAGTGACCATGGATGAGCTGAAGAAGCTTCTAGAGGAGAAGGCGCACCCGTCGGTCTATGTGGGCTACGAGCCAAGCGGCAACGTTCATCTCGGCCACATGATCACGGTCAACAAGCTGATCGACTGCCAGAACGCCGGTTTTAAAGTGACCGTGCTGTTAGCCGACCTTCATGCTTATCTTAACCGCAAGGGCACGATGGCGGAGATCGAGAAGATCGCCGAATATAACAAGCGGTGCTTCATTGCGCTGGGGCTGAGCGAGGAGAACACCCGGTTCGTCCTGGGCTCATCGTACCAGCTATCCCCGGAGTACGAGATGAACGTGCTCCGCATGGCCTGCGACACGACGCTGAACCGAGCGAAGCGCAGCATGGACGAGGTGTCGAGGGACGCCGAGGACCCGCACGTCTCGCAGATGATCTACCCGCTGATGCAGTCGATGGACATCGCTACGCTGGACGTAGACGTGGCCGCGGGCGGCATCGACCAGAGGAAGATCCACATGATCGCCCGGGAGCAGCTCCCCACCATGGGCTTTAAGAGCCCCGTGTGTCTGCATACGCCCATACTGCTGGGGCTGGACGGGACTAAGATGTCCTCCAGCAAGGGGAACAATATCAGCGTCGACGAGCCCGCCGAGAGCGTCACTAAGAAGATCGATAAGGCATTCTGCCCCATCGGCGTCGTCGAGAATAACCCGGTGCTGGACCTGTTCAAGTACCACATCTTCATGAGGTATCCGGCCATAACGATCGAGCGGCCCGAGAAGCACGGCGGGAACATGGATTTCTCCAGCTTCGAGGCCCTGAAGAGCGCGTTCGCCGAGAAGAAGGTCCACCCGATGGACCTGAAAAAGGCGGCCGCTAAGTATATGAATATGATCTTAGAGCCTGTAAGAAAGAAAGTATAA
- the purB gene encoding adenylosuccinate lyase, with product MAIHPIEFRYGTPEMKAVWTEESKLLKLLMVEAALAKAEAEVGLVSRSDAETIASCMNKVNVERVRQIEDEISHDMMAVVLAYAEQCGEAGKWIHYGATSNDILDTGLALQLKDAMEIIDDKLEKLKQALLKKADETKTLVTAGRTHGQLAVPTTYGLRFAIWAMEVARHQERLRQMKPRVAVGQMSGAVGTQAAFGKDGIRIKELTMRELGIPAVTVSSQIIQRDRHAEYMEFLALVASTLDKICLEIRLMQRSEIGELAEGFGKKQVGSSTMPHKRNPINSEQVCGLARVVRAYVEPALENNALWDERDLTNSSCERVIIPEASILLDHILRKTINVISGLTFYPENIKRNLNVLKGVQMSEAVMIALANRGFGRQKAHEIVRSASMKAFEHNMPFRQALMEDTEISGKLTPAEIDEITDPAKYIGTAMEQVEEVLRKEGYVH from the coding sequence ATGGCGATACATCCCATAGAGTTCCGGTACGGCACGCCCGAGATGAAGGCCGTGTGGACCGAGGAATCGAAATTACTGAAGCTGCTCATGGTGGAGGCGGCGCTGGCGAAGGCGGAGGCCGAGGTGGGCCTTGTCTCGAGGAGCGATGCGGAGACCATCGCCTCGTGCATGAATAAGGTCAATGTAGAGAGGGTCAGGCAGATCGAGGACGAGATAAGCCACGATATGATGGCGGTTGTGCTCGCCTACGCGGAGCAGTGCGGCGAGGCCGGCAAGTGGATCCACTACGGGGCCACTTCAAACGATATTCTGGATACCGGGCTGGCGCTGCAGCTTAAGGACGCCATGGAGATCATCGACGATAAGCTGGAGAAGCTTAAGCAGGCGCTTTTAAAGAAGGCGGACGAGACGAAGACGCTGGTAACGGCGGGTCGTACGCATGGCCAGCTTGCTGTGCCCACGACCTACGGGCTGAGGTTTGCCATATGGGCCATGGAGGTCGCAAGGCACCAGGAACGCCTGAGACAGATGAAGCCCCGCGTGGCCGTAGGCCAGATGAGCGGCGCCGTGGGGACGCAGGCGGCCTTCGGAAAGGACGGCATCCGCATCAAGGAGCTTACGATGAGGGAGCTCGGCATACCCGCCGTCACAGTATCGAGCCAAATCATCCAGAGGGACAGGCATGCTGAATACATGGAGTTCCTGGCGCTGGTGGCCAGCACTCTGGATAAGATCTGCCTGGAGATCAGGCTCATGCAGCGGAGCGAGATCGGCGAGCTCGCGGAGGGCTTCGGCAAGAAGCAGGTCGGCTCGTCGACGATGCCCCATAAAAGGAATCCCATCAATTCGGAGCAGGTATGCGGACTGGCACGGGTCGTTCGGGCCTACGTGGAGCCAGCCCTGGAGAATAACGCCCTGTGGGACGAGAGGGACCTCACGAACTCGTCCTGTGAGCGTGTCATAATCCCCGAGGCGTCCATTTTGCTGGACCACATCCTGAGGAAGACCATCAACGTGATCAGCGGCCTGACGTTCTACCCGGAGAACATCAAGCGCAACCTCAACGTGCTCAAGGGCGTGCAGATGAGCGAGGCCGTCATGATAGCGCTGGCGAACCGCGGGTTCGGGCGCCAGAAGGCCCACGAGATCGTCCGGAGCGCGTCCATGAAGGCGTTCGAGCACAATATGCCCTTCAGGCAGGCCCTCATGGAAGACACTGAGATCTCCGGCAAGCTGACGCCCGCCGAGATCGACGAGATCACCGACCCGGCGAAGTACATCGGAACGGCCATGGAGCAGGTCGAGGAAGTTTTAAGGAAAGAAGGCTACGTACATTAA
- a CDS encoding molybdopterin synthase produces MKVISIVGYHKSGKTTLVERLVGELAKQGAVGTVKHTREEILPLSGDTERHLNAGASVTIGVTATRSVEIVRQVDVEKAVERLADQGMDFAVVEGFKQSALPKIAVGDVEAKNVVARVDINVPAKELVKIVMEQPEYVTLDSLIAKIKRSPGYREAGAIGTFTGVVREMADNERTEALEFESFDAVAQERIKAIEDDLKKREGILDVIIYHKTGRIEAGQDIVFIVILSGHRQELFPALKDAIERVKAEVPIWKKEKTVSGDYWVHDIH; encoded by the coding sequence ATGAAGGTCATTTCCATCGTCGGCTACCATAAGTCGGGTAAGACTACGCTTGTTGAGCGCCTTGTGGGAGAGCTCGCTAAGCAGGGGGCGGTCGGGACAGTCAAGCACACCCGGGAGGAGATATTACCGCTCTCGGGAGATACGGAGCGCCACCTGAACGCCGGCGCATCGGTCACCATCGGCGTCACGGCGACGAGGAGCGTTGAGATCGTCCGGCAGGTCGACGTGGAAAAAGCTGTTGAAAGGCTTGCGGACCAGGGCATGGACTTTGCCGTGGTAGAGGGGTTCAAGCAGAGCGCTCTGCCCAAGATAGCCGTCGGCGATGTAGAGGCTAAAAACGTGGTGGCACGGGTGGACATCAACGTCCCGGCCAAAGAGCTGGTAAAGATCGTAATGGAACAGCCCGAGTACGTGACGCTGGACAGCCTTATAGCAAAGATCAAGCGAAGCCCCGGGTACAGGGAGGCAGGCGCCATCGGCACATTCACGGGCGTCGTCCGCGAGATGGCCGATAATGAGAGGACGGAAGCCCTGGAATTCGAAAGCTTCGATGCCGTCGCACAAGAGCGCATAAAGGCCATCGAGGACGATCTAAAAAAGAGAGAGGGCATTTTAGACGTCATCATATATCATAAGACCGGCCGCATCGAGGCAGGCCAGGACATCGTTTTTATCGTGATATTATCGGGACACAGGCAGGAACTATTCCCCGCCCTAAAAGATGCAATAGAGCGGGTCAAGGCGGAAGTGCCCATATGGAAGAAAGAAAAGACCGTATCCGGCGATTACTGGGTACACGATATTCACTGA
- a CDS encoding prenyltransferase, with the protein MNIQAWLKEFRVLFLIFVALPVVMGSAVAYAYVPESFSLLYGVLAVVAMMALHAGTVIVNDYFDFKSGTDVLNKERTPYSGGSGLLPEGKLSPMSVLIAGLLSFGLSAVLGIFIVITRSPAVLAVGFIGAVIGFFYTAPPFKLAYRGLGETARLIATPLMVLGAFVVQVPLSPANFNDFLVPLAVVFVSSLPVAFLNTAAMYIFQFPDYEADSAVGKKNLVVRLGRKNAVYVFILLSALAYLAFFAGILSGMLPYFAAIAFVALPLSAFACQGLLKYFDRPRSLVPYMKSASDSYILATIVLTVAFVL; encoded by the coding sequence ATGAACATACAGGCCTGGCTTAAGGAATTTCGCGTGCTTTTCCTGATCTTCGTGGCGCTGCCCGTCGTAATGGGCTCGGCCGTTGCTTACGCATATGTGCCAGAGTCATTTAGCCTTCTCTACGGCGTGCTCGCGGTCGTGGCCATGATGGCGCTTCACGCGGGTACCGTCATCGTGAACGACTATTTTGACTTCAAAAGCGGCACCGACGTACTGAACAAGGAGCGCACCCCATACAGCGGCGGCAGCGGGCTCCTGCCCGAGGGAAAGCTGAGCCCCATGAGCGTGCTTATCGCGGGCCTCCTGAGCTTCGGGCTCAGCGCCGTGCTCGGCATTTTCATTGTCATTACCCGGAGCCCGGCCGTGCTCGCCGTCGGCTTCATCGGCGCCGTCATCGGCTTCTTCTACACGGCCCCGCCCTTTAAGCTGGCCTACCGAGGCCTGGGCGAGACTGCCCGGCTCATCGCCACCCCTCTGATGGTGCTTGGCGCCTTCGTGGTGCAGGTGCCCCTGTCCCCTGCGAACTTTAACGACTTTCTCGTGCCCCTCGCGGTCGTGTTCGTATCGTCGCTGCCCGTGGCTTTCCTTAACACGGCCGCCATGTACATCTTCCAGTTCCCCGACTATGAGGCGGACTCGGCCGTCGGGAAGAAGAACCTGGTCGTGCGGCTGGGACGAAAAAATGCCGTCTACGTGTTCATATTATTGAGCGCTCTTGCCTACCTGGCGTTTTTCGCGGGTATCCTGTCGGGCATGCTCCCGTACTTTGCCGCTATCGCCTTCGTCGCCCTGCCGCTGAGCGCTTTTGCCTGCCAGGGGCTGCTCAAGTATTTCGACCGGCCTCGATCGCTGGTGCCGTACATGAAGTCGGCGAGCGACTCGTATATTCTGGCGACCATAGTGCTTACAGTCGCATTCGTTCTCTGA